A genomic region of Pelodiscus sinensis isolate JC-2024 chromosome 1, ASM4963464v1, whole genome shotgun sequence contains the following coding sequences:
- the CREG1 gene encoding protein CREG1, translated as MGPLWLLVWALLPGAGAGIPPHEDAARVARYVVHQCDWGALATLSAREPLRGCPFANVFSLSDGPRGPRGSGVPYLYLTALEVSVQDLQVNANASLTVSLAQTPYCKKKGYDPQNPLCAHIIFSGTVDKVNDTEAVFAKLALFSRHPEMESWPRDHNWFFAKFNITNIWVLDYFGGLKTVTPQEYYNVTL; from the exons ATGGGGCCGTTGTGGCTGTTGGTCTGGGCGCTGCTGCCCGGCGCGGGAGCCGGGATTCCACCCCACGAGGACGCGGCGCGCGTGGCCCGCTACGTGGTTCACCAGTGCGACTGGGGGGCGCTGGCCACGCTGTCCGCGCGCGAGCCGCTGCGGGGCTGCCCCTTCGCCAACGTCTTCTCGCTGAGCGACGGGCCGCGCGGGCCCCGCGGCAGCGGCGTCCCCTACCTGTACCTCACCGCGCTGGAGGTGTCCGTGCAGGACCTGCAG GTGAATGCAAATGCCTCCCTAACAGTGTCTTTGGCACAGACTCCATACTGCAAGAAGAAAGGCTATGATCCCCAGAATCCTCTATGTGCCCACATTATCTTCTCTGGGACTGTTGATAAG GTGAACGATACAGAAGCGGTCTTTGCAAAACTAGCATTATTCAGTCGACATCCTGAGATGGAAAGCTGGCCTCGAGATCATAACTGGTTCTTTGCCAAATTCAACATAACCAATATCTGGGTCCTGGACTACTTTGGTGGACTGAAAACAGTGACCCCACAGGAATATTACAATGTCACACTTTA G